In Arachis hypogaea cultivar Tifrunner chromosome 17, arahy.Tifrunner.gnm2.J5K5, whole genome shotgun sequence, a single window of DNA contains:
- the LOC112766655 gene encoding omega-3 fatty acid desaturase, endoplasmic reticulum isoform X2: protein MAVSHVVYTNGHKKENDEFDASAPPPFKIADIRAAIPRHCWVKNPWRSLSYVLRDLVLVATLLASAIHFNSWFFWPIYWPLQGTMFWALFVLGHDCGHGSFSNNAKLNSIVGHILHSSILVPYHGWRISHKTHHQNHGHVENDESWVPLPEKIYKSLDNVTKLMRFTVPFPIFAYPFYLWRRSPGKEGSHFNPYSNLFSPNERKDVMISTMCWVAMFSLLLFLSFIVTPLSILKLYGIPYLEWSYLRGGLTTVDRDYGLVNNIHHDIGTHVIHHLFPQIPHYHLLEATEAAKPVLGKYYREPEKSGPLPFHLIKYLLQSIGQDHYVSDNGDIVYYQSDPYLLNNNKSK, encoded by the exons ATGGCAGTGTCCCATGTTGTTTATACCAATGGACACAAAAAAGAAAATGATGAATTTGATGCTAGTGCTCCTCCTCCATTCAAGATAGCAGATATAAGAGCTGCAATCCCAAGGCATTGCTGGGTCAAGAATCCATGGAGATCCCTCAGTTATGTTCTAAGAGATTTGGTTCTTGTTGCTACATTGTTAGCTTCAGCAATTCACTTCAATAGTTGGTTCTTTTGGCCAATCTATTGGCCTCTTCAGGGAACAATGTTCTGGGCACTCTTTGTTCTTGGTCATGATTG TGGGCATGGAAGTTTTTCAAACAATGCAAAGCTGAATAGTATTGTGGGCCATATATTGCACTCCTCAATTCTTGTACCATACCATGGATG gaGAATTAGCCACAAGACCCACCACCAAAACCATGGACATGTTGAGAATGATGAGTCATGGGTTCCA TTGCCAGAGAAGATCTATAAAAGCCTAGACAATGTGACCAAACTCATGAGATTCACTGTACCTTTCCCTATTTTTGCTTATCCCTTTTACTTG TGGAGAAGAAGCCCTGGAAAGGAAGGTTCTCATTTCAATCCATACAGCAATTTGTTCTCACCAAATGAGAGAAAAGATGTTATGATTTCAACAATGTGTTGGGTTGCCATGTTTTCTCTGCTTCTCTTTCTGTCCTTCATTGTCACTCCACTTTCCATTCTCAAGCTCTATGGAATCCCTTATTTG GAATGGAGTTATCTAAGGGGTGGCCTTACAACGGTGGATCGTGACTATGGTTTGGTTAATAATATTCATCATGATATTGGCACTCATGTGATCCATCATCTTTTCCCTCAAATTCCTCACTATCACTTGCTTGAAGCG ACAGAAGCAGCAAAGCCAGTACTTGGAAAGTATTACCGGGAGCCAGAGAAATCTGGGCCACTTCCATTTCATCTCATAAAGTATTTGCTACAAAGCATTGGACAAGATCACTATGTCAGTGACAATGGAGATATTGTTTACTATCAATCTGATCCTTACCTTCTCAACAATAACAAGTCCAAgtag
- the LOC112766655 gene encoding omega-3 fatty acid desaturase, endoplasmic reticulum isoform X1 gives MAVSHVVYTNGHKKENDEFDASAPPPFKIADIRAAIPRHCWVKNPWRSLSYVLRDLVLVATLLASAIHFNSWFFWPIYWPLQGTMFWALFVLGHDCGHGSFSNNAKLNSIVGHILHSSILVPYHGWRISHKTHHQNHGHVENDESWVPLPEKIYKSLDNVTKLMRFTVPFPIFAYPFYLWRRSPGKEGSHFNPYSNLFSPNERKDVMISTMCWVAMFSLLLFLSFIVTPLSILKLYGIPYLIFIMWLDFVTYLHHHGYKQKLPWYRGKEWSYLRGGLTTVDRDYGLVNNIHHDIGTHVIHHLFPQIPHYHLLEATEAAKPVLGKYYREPEKSGPLPFHLIKYLLQSIGQDHYVSDNGDIVYYQSDPYLLNNNKSK, from the exons ATGGCAGTGTCCCATGTTGTTTATACCAATGGACACAAAAAAGAAAATGATGAATTTGATGCTAGTGCTCCTCCTCCATTCAAGATAGCAGATATAAGAGCTGCAATCCCAAGGCATTGCTGGGTCAAGAATCCATGGAGATCCCTCAGTTATGTTCTAAGAGATTTGGTTCTTGTTGCTACATTGTTAGCTTCAGCAATTCACTTCAATAGTTGGTTCTTTTGGCCAATCTATTGGCCTCTTCAGGGAACAATGTTCTGGGCACTCTTTGTTCTTGGTCATGATTG TGGGCATGGAAGTTTTTCAAACAATGCAAAGCTGAATAGTATTGTGGGCCATATATTGCACTCCTCAATTCTTGTACCATACCATGGATG gaGAATTAGCCACAAGACCCACCACCAAAACCATGGACATGTTGAGAATGATGAGTCATGGGTTCCA TTGCCAGAGAAGATCTATAAAAGCCTAGACAATGTGACCAAACTCATGAGATTCACTGTACCTTTCCCTATTTTTGCTTATCCCTTTTACTTG TGGAGAAGAAGCCCTGGAAAGGAAGGTTCTCATTTCAATCCATACAGCAATTTGTTCTCACCAAATGAGAGAAAAGATGTTATGATTTCAACAATGTGTTGGGTTGCCATGTTTTCTCTGCTTCTCTTTCTGTCCTTCATTGTCACTCCACTTTCCATTCTCAAGCTCTATGGAATCCCTTATTTG ATCTTCATCATGTGGCTTGATTTTGTCACATACTTGCATCACCATGGTTACAAGCAGAAATTACCTTGGTACCGTGGAAAG GAATGGAGTTATCTAAGGGGTGGCCTTACAACGGTGGATCGTGACTATGGTTTGGTTAATAATATTCATCATGATATTGGCACTCATGTGATCCATCATCTTTTCCCTCAAATTCCTCACTATCACTTGCTTGAAGCG ACAGAAGCAGCAAAGCCAGTACTTGGAAAGTATTACCGGGAGCCAGAGAAATCTGGGCCACTTCCATTTCATCTCATAAAGTATTTGCTACAAAGCATTGGACAAGATCACTATGTCAGTGACAATGGAGATATTGTTTACTATCAATCTGATCCTTACCTTCTCAACAATAACAAGTCCAAgtag
- the LOC112762568 gene encoding uncharacterized protein, producing the protein MKNLTSSHSTFSSPSSSSSSPSSLSTLSLEPTFCNPKSATSGCISAIFRRILCSRALPTHASRHIRHLHSMMASDKDEELKAKHKKKEGAFCEAGVVAKLMGLETTMEGSVSSSMECFLGELKKPMHHQGVDRSVKGSSSSSSFHGVPTTFHLHENEDFLVFSFGEKKKKKKKRNKSVCDMCDVSSINVGELEEEIVKRKKRNDNACLAKNKVANESSSEDSSPVSVFDFHRQLLQTDNADSLGVDLNWRRKLTPELENEKQHVLHSDSDILLLLEEEKLNLATENNKHKMKQRHNNDYEDVWGQICKLVEHDLFGSNQIEAERMRKQGEIENISADFESQIFCHLLNELIDQLVISS; encoded by the exons ATGAAGAACTTGACATCATCTCATTCAACATtttcttctccatcatcatcatcatcatcaccctcatcattaTCAACACTAAGTTTGGAACCAACATTTTGCAACCCAAAGAGTGCAACTTCAGGGTGCATCAGTGCCATATTTCGAAGGATTCTATGCTCTCGTGCCCTTCCAACTCACGCTTCACGCCATATCAGACACCTTCATTCAATG ATGGCGAGTGACAAAGACGAAGAATTGAAGGCTAAGCATAAGAAGAAGGAAGGTGCATTTTGTGAAGCTGGGGTAGTGGCAAAGTTAATGGGATTGGAAACCACCATGGAAGGTTCAGTTTCATCATCAATGGAGTGCTTCTTGGGAGAGTTGAAGAAGCCAATGCATCATCAGGGTGTGGATAGGAGTGTAAAAGGTTCCTCATCATCTTCTTCGTTTCATGGGGTGCCAACAACTTTCCATTTGCATGAAAATGAGGACTTCTTGGTTTTCAGCTTcggcgagaagaagaagaagaagaagaagagaaacaaGAGTGTGTGTGATATGTGTGATGTTTCTTCCATCAATGTTGGTGAACTTGAAGAAGAGATTGtgaagaggaagaaaagaaatgatAATGCATGTTTGGCAAAGAACAAAGTTGCAAATGAGAGCAGCTCAGAAGATTCAAGCCCAGTTTCTGTCTTTGATTTTCACCGCCAACTTCTTCAAACag ATAATGCAGATTCATTAGGAGTTGATTTGAATTGGAGAAGGAAATTGACACCAGAGCTTGAAAATGAAAAGCAGCATGTTCTGCATTCTGATAGTGACATTTTGTTGCTACTTGAAGAGGAAAAGCTTAATTTGGCAACTGAGAACAACAAACATAAAATGAAGCAAAGGCATAATAATGATTATGAAGATGTATGGGGTCAAATTTGCAAGCTAGTTGAACATGATTTGTTTGGATCAAATCAAATTGAGGCTGAAAGAATGAGAAAACAAGGTGAAATTGAAAACATAAGTGCAGATTTTGAGTCTCAAATTTTTTGTCACTTGTTAAATGAGCTGATAGATCAACTTGTTATTAGTTCCTAG